One Mercurialis annua linkage group LG3, ddMerAnnu1.2, whole genome shotgun sequence DNA window includes the following coding sequences:
- the LOC126673064 gene encoding zinc finger protein BRUTUS-like At1g74770, with product MATTTNGNEEEIQGRHPSYHDATKLLLGCKHYVRSCKLVTECCNKIYTCTFCHDEEADHHSIDRTRITKMMCMKCLAIQPIGQTCSAASCNMFMAKYYCSICKLFDDRREIYHCPYCNVCRVGTGLGIDYFHCKKCNACISKSCLVHVCREKCLDEKCPICHEYMFTSSRLVKALPCGHMMHSTCFQDYTRTNYACPICSKSVGDMQVYFEMLDELMAEEKIPDEYSDRTQVIICNDCEKKGDARFHCQYHKCSTCGSYNTRVLESDST from the exons atggCCACAACAACCAACGGTAACGAAGAAGAAATTCAAGGGAGACATCCATCTTATCATGATGCTACGAAACTATTATTGGGCTGCAAACACTATGTAAGATCCTGCAAACTCGTCACTGAATGTTGCAATAAGATCTATACATGCACATTTTGCCATGATGAGGAGGCTGATCATCATTCAATAGACAG AACAAGAATTACAAAGATGATGTGCATGAAATGCTTGGCTATTCAGCCGATTGGTCAAACTTGCTCAGCTGCCTCATGCAACATGTTCATGGCAAAATATTATTGCAGTATTTGCAAATTGTTTGATGACAGAAG AGAAATCTACCATTGTCCTTACTGTAACGTCTGCCGAGTAGGAACGGGATTGGGGATTGATTACTTCCATTGCAAGAAATGCAACGCCTGCATATCAAAGTCTTGTTTGGTGCATGTGTGCAgagagaaatgtttggatgagAAATGCCCGATTTGCCACGAGTACATGTTCACATCGAGCAGGCTAGTTAAAGCCCTACCTTGTGGTCATATGATGCACTCGACATGTTTTCAGGACTACACACGTACTAACTATGCATGTCCGATCTGTAGCAAGTCAGTTGGAGACATGCAG GTGTACTTTGAGATGTTGGACGAACTCATGGCTGAAGAGAAAATACCGGATGAATATTCAGACAGAACTCAG GTTATAATATGTAATGACTGTGAGAAGAAAGGAGATGCTCGTTTCCATTGTCAGTATCATAAATGCTCAACATGTGGCTCGTACAACACCCGAGTTCTTGAATCTGACTCGACGTAA
- the LOC126672890 gene encoding uncharacterized protein LOC126672890, with amino-acid sequence MSNLTKLEFTALDVSGKNYLSWILDAKIHLQASGHEDTIKEGNNASTQDRAKAMIFLRHHLDEGLKNEYLSEDNPLVLWNSLKERFDHQKTVILPKARYDWMHLRLQDFKSVSEYNSAIFRISSKLKLCGETITDEDLLEKTFSTFHASNVVLQQQYREKGFKKYSELISCLLVAEQNNELLMKNHAARPTGSAPFPEVNASAYRSPRGRGRGRGHGRGRGHGYGRGGNNYNHIGHNNSFKHKIHHQKWDKKEEKQENKNSGQYKHQVKNVDSKCYRCGMTGHWSRTCRTPKHLVELYQASLKENGKNIETNFVSDDDFDHSLMHNDSIDMTHLDVSDFLENNNNEN; translated from the coding sequence ATGTCAAACCTTACAAAGCTTGAATTTACGGCACTTGATGTATCTGGAAAAAATTATCTGTCATGGATACTAGATGCAAAAATACATCTGCAAGCCTCAGGTCATGAGGACACTATTAAAGAGGGAAATAATGCCTCTACTCAAGATCGTGCAAAAGCAATGATCTTCCTTCGCCATCATCTTGATGAaggattaaaaaatgaatatctcAGTGAAGATAATCCACTTGTTCTCTGGAATAGTTTAAAAGAACGCTTCGACCATCAAAAGACTGTAATTCTTCCAAAAGCTCGTTATGACTGGATGCATTTAAGATTGCAGGATTTTAAAAGTGTTAGTGAATACAATTCTGCAATATTCCGAATTAGCTCAAAGCTAAAATTGTGTGGAGAAACAATTACTGATGaagatttattagaaaaaacatTTTCCACTTTTCATGCATCTAATGTGGTACTCCAGCAGCAGTATCGTGAGAAAGGCTTTAAGAAATATTCAGAGCTGATTTCTTGCCTTCTAGTGGCTGAGCAGAATAACGAGCTGTTAATGAAAAATCATGCGGCACGACCCACTGGTTCTGCTCCATTTCCTGAAGTAAATGCGAGCGCATATAGATCTCCTCGTGGTCGTGGTCGTGGTCGTGGCCATGGTCGTGGTCGTGGTCATGGTTATGGTCGAGGTGGAAATAATTACAACCATATCGGTCATAATAACTCCTTTAAGCATAAGATTCACCACCAGAAGTGGGATAAGAAAGAGGAGAAACAAGAAAACAAGAACAGTGGACAATACAAACATCAAGTGAAAAATGTCGATAGTAAATGTTATCGATGTGGCATGACTGGGCATTGGTCGCGTACCTGTCGTACGCCCAAACATCTTGTTGAGCTTTACCAAGCTTCCCTCAAGGAAAATGGAAAGAATATAGAAACAAATTTTGTTTCTGATGATGATTTTGACCACAGTCTGATGCATAATGACTCTATAGACATGACACATTTAGATGTTTCTGATTTTCTTGAGAACAATAATAATGAAAACTAA
- the LOC126673601 gene encoding protein NUCLEAR FUSION DEFECTIVE 4-like → MEKEVLKSKWIATVASIWIQCSSGSSYTFGIYSPILKSSQNYSQQTLDTVSVFKDIGANAGIISGLLYSAVTLDRNRRWLGVFGSPWVVHAAGAIQCFIGYFMMWASVVGLIPRPPVAVMCLFMWMAAHAQTFFNTANVVSGVHNFRDYGGTIVGIMKGFLGLSGAILIQFYHTACKGDPTTFLLLLALTPTVVTLLLMTLVRNYDTNSKDDKKHLNAFSGVALATATYLMILIIFQNIFDFSLWIHIVMFAGLLLLLSSPLGIATRAVRESSDRYAQALLEERGYKPKSPISSKLPVEEDDTDYHALSSSEDQEAIAPANHISLSDGEDLNLFQAVCTVNFWLLFVAMFCGLGSGLATINNISQVGESLGYTTIERNSLVSLCSIWNFLGRFGAGFVSDIFLHRGGWARPLFMAITLATLAIGHIVIASGFTKNLYVGSILVGISYGSQWSLMPTITSEIFGVGHMGTIFNTIAIASPIGSYTFSVRVIGYIYDKATAGKHNVCYGTRCFMLSFLIMASVAFFGVLVALLLFYRTRRFYQTVVLRRVHHS, encoded by the exons atggaAAAAGAGGTGCTAAAATCAAAATGGATAGCAACAGTGGCCAGCATATGGATTCAGTGCAGTAGCGGTTCCTCCTACACCTTCGGCATCTACTCTCCCATTCTCAAATCCTCCCAAAACTACAGCCAACAAACTCTCGACACCGTCTCCGTTTTCAAAGACATCGGCGCCAACGCCGGTATCATCTCCGGCCTCCTCTATTCCGCCGTCACCCTCGACCGTAACCGCCGATGGCTCGGCGTATTCGGGTCTCCATGGGTGGTTCACGCTGCCGGAGCAATACAGTGCTTTATCGGGTATTTCATGATGTGGGCCAGTGTTGTTGGGTTGATTCCGCGGCCGCCGGTGGCTGTTATGTGTTTGTTTATGTGGATGGCGGCTCACGCGCAGACCTTTTTTAATACGGCTAATGTTGTTAGTGGTGTTCATAATTTTCGTGATTATGGCGGGACCATTGTTGGTATTATGAAG GGCTTCCTTGGTTTGAGTGGAGCAATACTTATTCAATTCTATCACACAGCGTGCAAGGGTGATCCTACAACTTTCCTTCTACTACTTGCACTGACACCAACAGTCGTGACTCTGTTGCTCATGACTTTGGTGAGAaattacgatacaaattcaaaagATGACAAGAAACACTTGAATGCATTCTCTGGAGTAGCTCTCGCCACTGCTACTTATCTCATGATCCTTATCATTTTCCAGAACATCTTTGATTTTTCTTTGTGGATACACATAGTTATGTTTGCAGGCTTGTTGCTTCTCCTTAGCTCACCTCTTGGAATTGCAACGAGAGCCGTGAGGGAAAGCTCTGATCGATATGCACAAGCATTACTGGAAGAGAGGGGTTACAAACCGAAATCACCGATCTCTTCAAAACTTCCTGTAGAAGAGGATGATACGGATTATCATGCTCTATCTAGCAGCGAGGATCAAGAAGCAATTGCTCCTGCTAATCACATAAGTTTGTCAGATGGCGAAGACCTGAACCTCTTCCAAGCGGTTTGTACTGTTAATTTCTGGTTGTTGTTTGTTGCTATGTTCTGTGGATTAGGATCTGGGCTGGCGACAATAAACAATATCAGTCAAGTTGGAGAATCACTTGGTTACACAACAATTGAGAGAAATTCTTTGGTTTCATTGTGTAGCATATGGAATTTTCTTGGTCGTTTTGGAGCTGGATTTGTGTCGGATATCTTCCTGCACAGAGGCGGCTGGGCAAGGCCATTGTTTATGGCTATTACTTTAGCAACCTTAGCCATTGGTCACATAGTTATCGCCTCGGGATTTACTAAAAACCTGTATGTGGGTTCAATCCTTGTAGGCATTTCATATGGATCACAATGGTCATTGATGCCTACCATTACATCTGAGATATTCGGAGTGGGTCATATGGGTACCATATTTAATACGATTGCCATAGCCAGTCCTATCGGATCATATACTTTCTCTGTAAGAGTCATCGGTTACATTTATGATAAGGCAACAGCGGGAAAACATAACGTATGCTATGGAACTCGCTGCTTCATGCTGTCGTTTCTGATAATGGCATCTGTTGCTTTCTTTGGAGTTCTTGTTGCACTCCTGTTGTTCTATAGGACGAGAAGGTTCTATCAGACGGTCGTGCTTAGACGCGTGCATCATTCTTAA
- the LOC126673602 gene encoding protein EARLY FLOWERING 5 produces the protein MKTTKGGKVMNPTDAYRKELRKKELKRNKKERKKVREVGILKKDPDVLKDQIDKLEMMKADGALDKARKHKKRQLEDTLNLVMKKRREYEDKMKEKGETPVMFSHLGPPRRRTSAEEEERAKHLKPEDSVYFHPTLNPTGAPPPGKPPMYKSSIGPRIPLSAAGSSGGAASSSGMESEDALTMPPPPPPPPPPFPDSNNMEPGGDTVIPASLPLPPLPPPPNPPAPGLGMPLPPPPLPPPPPGPPPKDQVASHILLPPPPPLQQSIQPPPPGTNESERDKISSTLPDAPSTKDTVQLHPVLPPPPLGMPLKSANIQSESSSSGADDSNSTATNDNSKLVPPPPPPRQPAPFPGPTLIPNLQVDLLPPGILHLPPPPPPPNMGSQVAPLGLPGQVAPPGVMSLMPRPPYGLPPMMRPPLPPGPPPTLQEDAIMRPFVPQRPSYVKSAASTVVKRPLAQHNEALTKMVPASVLVRRESAVSKPKPKTTVSSAVARPAAPIPLKPVSAKSSSAPKSQSIDDSYTAFLEDMKALGALDG, from the exons ATGAAGACGACGAAAGGAGGCAAGGTTATGAACCCTACAGATGCCTATCGTAAGGAGCTTCGCAAGAAGGAACTTAAACgg aataaaaaagaaaggaaaaaggtgAGGGAGGTTGGCATTCTGAAGAAGGATCCTGATGTGCTGAAGGACCAGATTGATAAGTTGGAAATGATGA AGGCCGATGGTGCATTGGACAAAGCAAGGAAACACAAGAAGAGACAGCTCGAGGATACACTCAACCTTGTAATGAAAAAAAGAAGG GAATATGAAGACAAAATGAAAGAGAAGGGCGAGACCCCAGTCATGTTCAG TCATTTGGGTCCACCTCGGAGAAGAACATCtgcagaagaagaagagagagccAAGCACCTTAAACCCGAA GACTCTGTCTATTTCCACCCAACATTAAATCCTACTGGGGCCCCTCCACCCGGAAAGCCTCCAATGTATAAGTCTTCTATAG GGCCTAGGATCCCCTTATCTGCTGCTGGTTCCTCTGGTGGTGCCGCTTCATCTTCAGGGATGGAGTCTGAGGATGCTTTAACAATGCCTCCACCACCGCCTCCACCGCCTCCTCCTTTCCCAGATAGCAATAACATGGAACCTGGAGGCGACACTGTGATACCTGCTTCTTTGCCTCTTCCACCGCTTCCTCCACCACCAAATCCTCCTGCACCAGGCTTGGGTATGCCACTGCCCCCTCCACCTCTACCACCGCCACCCCCAGGGCCCCCACCAAAGGATCAAGTTGCAAGTCACATTTTACTTCCACCACCTCCCCCGCTGCAACAGTCTATTCAGCCACCTCCACCTGGCACTAATGAAAGTGAAAGGGACAAAATTTCATCTACATTGCCAGATGCACCATCCACTAAAGATACAGTGCAG TTACATCCTGTTCTCCCTCCACCTCCGCTTGGAATGCCCCTGAAATCAGCAAATATTCAGTCTGAAAGTAGCTCATCCGGAGCTGATGACAGCAATTCAACAGCTACAAATGATAATTCTAAACTGGTTCCTCCTCCACCACCTCCACGGCAACCGGCTCCATTTCCTGGGCCAACTTTGATCCCCAATTTACAGGTTGATTTATTACCCCCAGGGATATTGCATTTGCCcccacctccacctccaccaAATATGGGGTCACAAGTAGCTCCTCTTGGACTTCCTGGCCAAGTAGCTCCTCCTGGAGTGATGTCACTAATGCCAAGGCCACCATATGGTCTTCCCCCAATGATGAGGCCACCCCTTCCACCTGGTCCTCCTCCTACCTTACAAGAGGACGCCATAATGAGACCATTTGTTCCTCAAAGGCCATCTTATGTCAAATCTGCTGCGTCTACTGTTGTTAAGAGGCCGTTAGCACAACACAATGAAGCACTTACAAAAATG GTTCCTGCTTCTGTACTGGTAAGGAGAGAGAGTGCAGTCTCAAAACCAAAGCCGAAGACAACAGTTTCATCTGCAGTAGCGAGGCCAGCTGCTCCTATCCCCTTGAAGCCAGTCTCTGCTAAATCGTCATCAGCGCCTAAGAGTCAGAGCATTGATGACTCATACACGGCATTTTTAGAGGACATGAAAGCTCTCGGGGCACTCGATGGGTGA
- the LOC126673599 gene encoding HIPL1 protein-like, protein MGTVLAVAFLFLNLLLLPDSSFSHPLCTNSRAPFTLNTTLSFCPYNNGSTCCSSTQDMQLQKQFRRMKISDSGCGSLLKSIVCARCDPFSADLFTISSIPRPVPVLCNSTVSATSSQSGQSVNDFCSKVWDTCSNVSISNSPFAPSLKGQAGLPVNSNITTLSDLWQSKSDFCEAFGGASTDGSVCFTGEPVKLNATESPTPPHGLCLEKIGNGSYLNMVAHPDGSNRAFFSSQQGKVWLATIPEEGSGGTMGIDESTPFIDLTDEVYFSSAFGMMGMAFHPDFAQNGRFFASFNCDKVRWPGCMGRCSCNTDVNCDPSKLPPDNGAQPCQYHTVIAEYSANNTAVNASSATTAKPSEVRRIFTMGLPFTAHHGGQILFGPTDGYLYFMMGDGGGPDNSGDPYNFSQNKKSLLGKIMRLDVDTIPSAEDISKLGLWGNYSIPKDNPFREDKGLLPEIWALGMRNPWRCSFDSERPSYFMCADVGQDVFEEVDVVTKGGNYGWRTYEGPYLYNAPSSPGGNTSANSITPIFPVMGYNHSEVNNNEGSASITGGYFYRSNTDPCMYGRYLYADLYASALWAGAETPEDSGNFTSTKIPFSCATDSPIECTSVPGSSLPSLGYIFSFGEDNKKDVYILASSGVYRVVRPSRCKYTCTKENATAGRIPSPATTTNTTTPPSYASHLHHSYNSIVVILSSLLLLLLGVI, encoded by the exons ATGGGGACAGTTCTTGCTGTTGCTTTTCTGTTCTTGAACTTGCTGCTGCTTCCTGATTCTTCATTTTCACATCCGTTGTGCACTAATTCAA GGGCTCCTTTTACCTTGAATACCACTCTGAGTTTTTGCCCCTACAACAATGGAAGCACTTGCTGCAGTTCCACACAAGATATGCAGCTGCAGAAGCAATTTCGACGCATGAAAATCTCCGATTCTGGCTGCGGTTCTCTCTTGAAATCGATCGTTTGCGCT AGATGTGATCCATTCTCAGCAGATCTATTTACAATCAGTTCTATTCCGCGGCCAGTTCCTGTTCTCTGCAATTCCACGGTTTCAGCAACTTCATCCCAGTCTGGCCAGTCTGTAAATGACTTTTGCTCTAAAGTATGGGATACATGCTCAAATGTGTCTATATCAAATTCACCTTTTGCACCTTCACTTAAAGGCCAAGCTGGATTACCTGTCAATTCCAACATCACGACATTGTCTGACCTATGGCAGTCAAAATCCGATTTTTGCGAAGCATTTGGTGGAGCATCAACGGATGGATCAGTTTGTTTTACTGGTGAACCTGTTAAACTCAATGCCACTGAATCACCTACTCCACCACATGGTCTGTGCCTTGAAAAAATTGGAAATGGATCTTATCTCAATATGGTTGCTCACCCCGATGGGTCCAACCGTGCATTCTTCTCTAGCCAACAAGGTAAGGTTTGGTTGGCGACTATTCCCGAGGAGGGATCTGGAGGAACAATGGGAATCGACGAGTCTACTCCTTTTATTGATCTAACAGATGAAGTTTACTTTAGCAGTGCATTTGGGATGATGGGTATGGCATTTCATCCGGACTTTGCACAGAATGGTCGGTTCTTTGCTTCGTTTAATTGTGATAAGGTCAGGTGGCCAGGATGCATGGGAAGATGTTCATGTAATACCGACGTGAACTGTGATCCCTCAAAGCTACCTCCTGATAATGGCGCACAGCCATGTCAATATCATACTGTTATCGCGGAGTATAGTGCTAACAATACAGCGGTTAATGCTTCCTCG GCAACAACTGCTAAACCATCGGAAGTACGAAGGATATTTACGATGGGCCTTCCGTTCACAGCTCATCATGGAGGACAGATTCTCTTTGGACCTACAGATGGATATTTATACTTCATGATGGGAGACGGCGGTGGACCAGATAATTCAGGTGATCCTTACAATTTCTCACAAAACAAGAAATCATTGCTCGGAAAGATCATGCGGCTGGATGTTGACACTATACCAA GCGCAGAAGATATTAGTAAGCTTGGTCTATGGGGAAACTATTCTATTCCTAAAGATAATCCTTTTAGAGAAGACAAGGGTTTACTGCCAGAAATATGGGCATTAGGCATGAGAAATCCTTGGCGGTGCAGCTTTGATTCCGAAAGACCATCCTACTTCATGTGTGCAGATGTTGGGCAG GATGTTTTTGAAGAGGTGGATGTGGTCACAAAAGGGGGAAACTACGGATGGCGAACTTATGAAGGCCCCTATCTTTATAACGCTCCATCATCGCCTGGCGGAAATACATCTGCAAACTCCATAACCCCAATTTTCCCTGTTATGGGATATAATCACTCTGAAGTAAACAATAATGAAGGATCAGCATCAATTACCGGAGGCTACTTTTATCGCTCAAATACTGATCCGTGCATGTATGGAAG GTACTTGTATGCAGATTTATACGCAAGCGCGCTATGGGCAGGGGCGGAAACACCTGAAGATAGTGGAAACTTTACGAGCACGAAAATTCCTTTTAGCTGTGCAACAGATTCTCCCATAGAATGCACATCTGTTCCGGGAAGCAGTCTTCCATCTTTGGGATACATTTTCTCATTCGGAGAGGACAACAAGAAAGACGTGTACATCCTCGCCAGCAGCGGTGTTTATAGAGTTGTTCGGCCAAGTCGCTGCAAATACACCTGCACAAAAGAAAACGCAACCGCCGGTAGAATCCCAAGCCCTGCTACTACTACCAATACTACTACACCTCCTTCGTATGCAAGCCACTTACATCATTCATATAACAGTATTGTGGTAATATTATCTTCTTTGTTGCTGCTTTTGCTGGGTGTCATCTAG